TGGTGGCGCTATAGAAGATATTCTAAATTTTATTGATTCAAATGGATTAAAAGTCGAATTTACAGCTAATACCCATTCTCATGCAGATCATTTTCCATTAAATAAAAAAATTGTAGAAAGAACTAAGGCTGTAAATCTTGATTTTTCAGCCTTAATTGATAAAAAATCTATACCCCTTGAAGATGAAAAAATTTTAGTTTATAACTCGCCTGGTCATACAAATGATTCTGTAATGTTTTATACTGGGAAACATTTAATCACAGGAGACACCCTTTTTAATGGAACTGTTGGAAATTGTTTTTCAGGCCATATTAATTCTTTTTATAAAACAATAAGAATGATACTATCTTCGTTTCCTTTAGACACTATTATATATGCTGGTCATGATTATGTTAAGGATTCAATTGCTTTTGCAAAAAAAATTGAGCCAAATAATAAAAATATTGACAATTTTTTAATGACATATGATTCAAATCATGTATTTTCAACTTTATCTGACGAACTACAGATAAATCCTTATTTAAGGTTTAATGAAGAAAGCATAATAAATGTTTTACGGGCAAAAAGTTTGAAAACATCTACAGAACAAGAACGATTTCAATCTATAATGGCAATTGTATAAAAGTGGAAAGTTATATAGAAATTGAAAAATATATTTTGGATGCTATTGATAAAGAGATTTTTAGAATAACCTCTAATGACATGGAAAAACAAGCATCAAGCTTTCTGGGAGTTGATCGTAAACAAGTAAAATTATGCATAAAAAAACTTATTGAAAAAGAAGAAGTAGTTTTTAATTTTGAACATGGGCATACCTTTCTTGAAAGGTCTTTTAATAAACCTGTTCAATTATCAAATTATGTTGTTATAAAGCCTTCTAACATAAGCTACCAAAAAAAAAATAAAGAAATTGTAGTAAATATCGAAAAAGGAATATCTTTTGGAGACGGAAGACATC
This is a stretch of genomic DNA from Desulfobacterales bacterium. It encodes these proteins:
- a CDS encoding MBL fold metallo-hydrolase, which gives rise to MDVKQFRYAADNFSYIIYKGKRAVVIDGGAIEDILNFIDSNGLKVEFTANTHSHADHFPLNKKIVERTKAVNLDFSALIDKKSIPLEDEKILVYNSPGHTNDSVMFYTGKHLITGDTLFNGTVGNCFSGHINSFYKTIRMILSSFPLDTIIYAGHDYVKDSIAFAKKIEPNNKNIDNFLMTYDSNHVFSTLSDELQINPYLRFNEESIINVLRAKSLKTSTEQERFQSIMAIV